One segment of Desulfosudis oleivorans Hxd3 DNA contains the following:
- a CDS encoding DUF4403 family protein: MHFIKIVLTTVVLVSMVLAVAVVATRIYLGSRYPAPAAGATAVPAAPVETQAKPGITILNIPLFMSVDDLGRALEQHVPKTYQDVDDDPTDLLIEDQITYDLKRGPIKISIIENGFDFSFSVTGVVRARGKVNLVVTRIPASAHADVAGRISGRIGVNILPDWQVKPTLDFSVQMDEATIPIENFGKISLRTFLEEKLTKKIQKERYKLVEKVLAKDQVRKEVTEAWAQMHRVEQVHDFPPVWIRVAPQKVGLMPPTAKGEEGLALGLQVALRTDMGISSTLPHAPITPLPDASILETISNRFRIRVPFQIHTAAVNSYLAKTVTGTGHDLVKGLRVTVDRAQVLSAEEDRLTAIAFATFTHDRLNIKTQARVYLTGRVVYDAKAGRIELDDVTYDAAFSRWWAGLAHWVAAPYVAHQARTLLVFDLSREIAKADKAIDRLVTRLAVPPGIKADLSVRSPQINHLGINHDGIYGHLELNGTLEAALDFAEPAPVP, from the coding sequence ATGCACTTTATCAAAATAGTTCTCACAACAGTGGTGTTGGTTTCCATGGTGCTGGCCGTGGCGGTTGTGGCCACACGGATCTACCTGGGCAGCCGTTATCCGGCGCCTGCCGCCGGGGCGACGGCGGTGCCGGCGGCACCGGTCGAGACACAGGCCAAACCGGGCATCACGATTCTTAACATTCCCCTTTTCATGAGCGTTGACGACCTGGGCCGTGCCCTGGAACAGCATGTGCCGAAAACCTACCAGGACGTGGACGACGACCCCACCGACCTGCTGATTGAAGACCAGATCACCTATGACCTGAAGCGGGGGCCCATTAAAATTTCCATTATAGAAAACGGGTTTGATTTTTCCTTTTCGGTAACCGGCGTGGTCCGGGCCAGGGGCAAGGTCAACCTGGTGGTGACCCGGATTCCGGCCAGCGCCCATGCCGACGTGGCCGGCCGCATATCGGGCCGCATCGGGGTGAACATTCTGCCGGACTGGCAGGTGAAGCCCACGCTGGATTTCAGCGTACAGATGGACGAGGCGACCATTCCCATTGAAAACTTCGGCAAAATCAGCCTGCGCACCTTTCTTGAAGAAAAACTCACCAAAAAGATTCAAAAGGAACGGTACAAACTGGTAGAAAAGGTGCTGGCCAAAGACCAGGTGCGAAAAGAGGTGACCGAGGCGTGGGCGCAGATGCACCGGGTGGAGCAGGTTCACGATTTTCCGCCGGTGTGGATTCGGGTGGCGCCGCAAAAGGTGGGGCTGATGCCGCCCACGGCCAAAGGGGAAGAAGGACTGGCCCTGGGGTTACAGGTGGCGCTGAGAACCGATATGGGCATCTCCAGCACCCTGCCCCATGCGCCTATAACCCCCCTGCCCGACGCATCCATACTGGAAACGATCTCCAACAGATTTCGCATTCGGGTACCGTTTCAGATTCACACCGCTGCCGTCAACAGCTACCTGGCAAAAACAGTGACCGGAACGGGCCATGACCTGGTAAAAGGACTGCGCGTTACAGTGGACCGGGCCCAGGTGCTTTCAGCCGAAGAGGACCGGCTGACCGCCATCGCGTTTGCCACGTTTACGCATGACCGTCTGAACATAAAAACCCAGGCCCGGGTCTACCTGACCGGCCGGGTGGTGTATGACGCAAAAGCCGGCCGGATTGAACTGGACGATGTGACCTATGACGCGGCCTTTTCCCGGTGGTGGGCCGGCCTGGCCCACTGGGTGGCCGCCCCCTACGTGGCCCACCAGGCCCGAACACTACTGGTCTTTGACCTGAGCAGGGAAATCGCAAAGGCAGACAAGGCCATTGACCGGCTGGTTACCCGGCTGGCCGTGCCGCCGGGGATAAAAGCCGACCTGTCTGTGCGATCCCCACAGATCAATCACCTGGGAATCAACCACGACGGCATTTACGGTCACCTGGAGTTAAACGGCACCCTTGAAGCGGCCCTGGACTTTGCCGAACCGGCACCGGTGCCATGA
- a CDS encoding B12-binding domain-containing radical SAM protein, whose product MTSRFPTILCVNPWIHDFAAYDVWSKPLGLLSLAGVLRALGCRVFYMDCTDRFHPRAQTADPFARCGRGPYLKTPIAKPAGLEDVGRTFCRYGITPEWFVQDLRALPARPDLVLVTSVMTYWYPGVAETIQVIKSVFPKVPVVLGGVYATLYPDHARTNSGADAVMPGAWEKDLPEIVAAHTGMTLDPGFDPAAWQDLPFPAIDLQRVINYAPLLTTRGCPFSCPYCANRFLHPGPMERRAPESVVKEIGFRHTAHGVKDFAFYDDALLIDPERHFVPMAEQVIAKGWKLRFHTPNALHVREITPAVAGLMRQMGFETVRLGLETTSFENRQSFDAKVTAQEFEHAVACLKQAGFDRRHLGAYLLAGLPGQSMENIKDSISVVAQSGITPVPTYYTPLPHTALWPAAVASSRYDLESDPIFTNNAILPCTKEPFSWDTISRIKQWVTKSIR is encoded by the coding sequence ATGACATCCCGTTTTCCCACCATACTGTGCGTCAACCCCTGGATTCACGACTTTGCCGCCTATGACGTCTGGTCCAAACCCCTGGGTCTGTTGTCACTGGCCGGTGTGCTGCGGGCCCTCGGCTGCCGGGTGTTTTACATGGACTGCACGGACCGGTTTCATCCACGGGCGCAAACGGCCGACCCCTTTGCCCGGTGTGGCCGGGGCCCCTACCTGAAAACCCCCATTGCCAAACCTGCCGGGCTTGAAGACGTGGGCCGCACCTTCTGCCGGTACGGCATCACGCCGGAATGGTTTGTTCAGGATTTACGCGCTCTTCCGGCCCGGCCCGACCTGGTGCTGGTGACCTCCGTCATGACCTACTGGTATCCCGGTGTGGCAGAGACCATACAGGTGATTAAATCCGTTTTTCCGAAGGTGCCTGTGGTGCTGGGCGGGGTCTATGCCACCCTGTACCCGGACCATGCCCGGACAAACAGCGGGGCCGATGCCGTGATGCCGGGGGCATGGGAAAAGGATCTGCCCGAAATCGTGGCGGCCCATACCGGCATGACGCTGGACCCCGGTTTTGACCCGGCGGCGTGGCAGGATCTGCCGTTTCCGGCCATAGACCTTCAGCGGGTGATCAACTACGCGCCCCTGCTGACCACCCGGGGCTGCCCCTTTTCCTGCCCTTACTGCGCCAACCGGTTTCTGCATCCCGGCCCCATGGAGCGCCGCGCGCCTGAATCCGTGGTAAAAGAGATCGGTTTTCGGCACACGGCACACGGGGTAAAGGATTTCGCGTTTTACGACGACGCCCTGCTGATCGACCCGGAGCGCCACTTTGTGCCCATGGCCGAACAGGTGATTGCCAAAGGGTGGAAACTGCGGTTTCACACGCCCAACGCCCTTCACGTGCGGGAGATTACGCCTGCCGTGGCCGGCCTGATGCGGCAAATGGGGTTTGAAACCGTGCGGCTGGGCCTGGAGACCACATCGTTTGAAAACCGACAAAGCTTTGACGCCAAGGTGACGGCACAGGAGTTTGAGCACGCCGTGGCCTGCCTGAAACAGGCGGGTTTTGACCGCCGGCACCTCGGGGCCTACCTGCTGGCAGGACTGCCTGGCCAGTCCATGGAGAATATCAAGGACTCCATTTCCGTGGTTGCGCAAAGCGGAATCACGCCGGTTCCCACCTACTACACCCCCCTGCCCCACACGGCCCTGTGGCCCGCGGCCGTGGCAAGCTCCCGGTACGACCTTGAATCCGATCCCATATTCACCAACAACGCCATTCTGCCCTGCACAAAAGAGCCCTTCTCCTGGGATACCATCTCCCGGATCAAGCAGTGGGTGACCAAAAGCATCCGCTGA
- a CDS encoding DUF2721 domain-containing protein produces MDITLTSPALLFPAISLLLVAYTNRFNTIGSRIRNLNSQYREHPDDILMGQIKSLRKRLYLIRNMQAFGVASLFCCVLCMFILFTGQLLAGKIIFSACLVLMLVSLGLSFREILLSVQALDLELSRMQQERSCEQ; encoded by the coding sequence ATGGACATCACCCTCACATCACCCGCGCTGCTGTTTCCGGCGATTTCGCTGCTTCTGGTGGCGTATACCAACCGGTTCAACACCATCGGCAGCCGCATTCGGAACCTCAACTCCCAGTACAGGGAGCATCCGGATGACATCCTGATGGGGCAGATCAAAAGCTTAAGAAAACGGCTCTACCTGATCCGGAACATGCAGGCGTTCGGCGTGGCCAGCCTGTTCTGCTGCGTGTTGTGCATGTTTATCCTTTTTACCGGCCAGTTGCTGGCCGGCAAGATCATTTTCAGCGCCTGCCTGGTTCTCATGCTGGTGTCCCTGGGCCTGTCGTTCCGGGAAATCCTGCTCTCTGTGCAGGCCCTGGACCTGGAGTTAAGCCGCATGCAGCAAGAGCGAAGTTGTGAACAATAA
- a CDS encoding MFS transporter, translated as MNNKPEHHPSMNASLVAKMLRYRWWIFLILGVAYLLVYFHRLSLSVVADDLIFEFATSAGVMGLLSSIYFYCYAVMQLPAGLLSDSIGPRRTVSAFLLVAAAGSIMFGMAPTIEVAFFSRVLVGFGVSMVFIPTMKILAQWFRKDEFASMAGLFNAVGGMGVLAGTWLLGYMAQSMGWRISFVLIGAGTLVIVVLAWLVVRDRPQDKGWPSIADIENQQATPPPAAIPLLAGLGRVLSEKSFWPVAVWFFFDCGLFFGFGGLWAGPYLMHVYGLSRAQAGGVLSMIAWGMIIGSPLMGFFSDRVVKSRKKPFIICGVVLCAEMLFLYLNPDGLSLAALYGVFFVFSICASSIVIVGFTTTKELFPVSMAGTSVGAVNLFPFLGGAIYMPLLGRVLDSVPQPTPGSYALEGYTLMLLVLLASAVAALCCTFFMKETFTKQAHG; from the coding sequence GTGAACAATAAACCGGAACATCACCCCTCCATGAATGCATCCCTGGTTGCCAAAATGCTGCGGTACCGCTGGTGGATTTTCCTGATCCTGGGGGTGGCCTACCTGCTGGTCTATTTCCACCGCTTGTCTTTGTCCGTGGTGGCCGACGACCTTATTTTCGAGTTTGCCACATCCGCCGGGGTGATGGGCCTGCTCTCCTCCATCTATTTTTACTGCTACGCGGTGATGCAGCTGCCGGCGGGCCTGCTGTCCGACTCCATCGGGCCCAGGCGCACGGTCAGCGCCTTTCTGCTGGTGGCCGCGGCCGGCAGCATTATGTTCGGCATGGCCCCCACCATCGAGGTGGCCTTTTTTTCCCGGGTCCTGGTGGGGTTCGGCGTCTCCATGGTGTTTATTCCCACCATGAAAATCCTGGCCCAGTGGTTTCGAAAAGACGAGTTTGCCTCCATGGCCGGGCTGTTCAATGCCGTGGGCGGCATGGGGGTGCTGGCCGGCACCTGGCTGCTGGGATACATGGCGCAGTCCATGGGCTGGCGAATCTCTTTTGTGCTGATCGGCGCGGGCACCCTGGTGATCGTGGTGCTGGCCTGGCTGGTGGTGCGCGACCGGCCCCAGGACAAGGGATGGCCCTCCATCGCGGACATTGAAAACCAACAGGCAACCCCGCCCCCTGCCGCCATTCCCCTGCTGGCGGGCCTGGGCCGGGTGCTGTCGGAAAAATCCTTCTGGCCGGTGGCGGTGTGGTTCTTTTTTGACTGCGGCCTTTTTTTCGGGTTCGGCGGCCTGTGGGCAGGGCCCTACCTGATGCATGTCTACGGTCTGTCCAGGGCACAGGCCGGCGGCGTGCTCTCCATGATCGCCTGGGGCATGATCATCGGCAGCCCGCTGATGGGGTTTTTCTCCGACCGGGTGGTCAAAAGCCGTAAAAAACCCTTTATCATCTGTGGCGTGGTGCTGTGCGCCGAGATGCTGTTTCTCTACTTAAACCCCGACGGGCTTTCCCTGGCCGCGCTTTACGGGGTGTTCTTTGTCTTTTCCATCTGCGCGTCATCCATCGTAATCGTTGGGTTTACCACCACCAAGGAGCTGTTTCCGGTCTCCATGGCGGGTACCTCGGTGGGCGCGGTCAACCTTTTTCCCTTTCTGGGCGGCGCAATCTACATGCCGCTGCTGGGCCGGGTGCTGGACAGTGTGCCCCAGCCCACGCCCGGCTCATATGCCCTGGAGGGCTATACCCTTATGCTGCTGGTGCTGCTGGCATCCGCGGTGGCGGCCCTGTGCTGCACCTTTTTCATGAAGGAGACCTTCACAAAGCAGGCCCACGGCTGA
- a CDS encoding lysophospholipid acyltransferase family protein: protein MRIHRQKIIAALIPWLVTFLARLWFGTVRVRIADKDVFDHYFTNGRDTGHVVAGAWHRNAIFFFYYFRKLKNAGIMISSSKGGDIAAGIARRFGYDVVRGSSSQGGRTALLNMVSYMKTSPVQMICGTPVDGPRGPGRKMKKGMLILARDAGAFFVPMACSGKRVFTLHKAWDKTILPKPFATMVLTFGTPIKIDPDISEADLELLRQKAETELDAITDRADHLSGYADTADFAAAASVKE, encoded by the coding sequence TTGCGTATACACAGACAAAAAATTATTGCGGCCCTCATTCCCTGGCTGGTCACGTTTCTGGCCCGGCTCTGGTTCGGCACGGTACGGGTGCGGATCGCGGATAAAGATGTTTTTGACCACTATTTTACCAACGGCCGGGACACCGGTCATGTGGTGGCCGGGGCCTGGCACCGCAATGCCATTTTCTTTTTCTACTATTTTCGAAAACTGAAAAACGCGGGTATCATGATCAGCAGCAGCAAAGGCGGCGATATCGCCGCCGGAATAGCCCGGCGGTTCGGTTATGACGTGGTGCGGGGCTCCTCTTCCCAGGGCGGCAGAACCGCGCTGTTGAACATGGTGAGCTACATGAAAACAAGCCCGGTGCAGATGATCTGCGGAACGCCGGTGGACGGGCCGCGGGGACCGGGCCGGAAGATGAAAAAGGGAATGCTGATACTGGCCAGGGATGCCGGGGCCTTTTTTGTGCCCATGGCCTGTTCGGGCAAACGGGTGTTTACTCTTCACAAGGCATGGGACAAAACCATTCTTCCCAAGCCCTTTGCCACCATGGTACTGACCTTTGGCACGCCCATAAAAATTGACCCGGACATATCGGAAGCGGATCTTGAGCTGTTGCGCCAGAAAGCGGAAACAGAACTGGACGCCATCACGGACCGGGCCGACCATCTCTCCGGATATGCCGACACAGCCGATTTTGCCGCTGCCGCGTCGGTTAAGGAATAA
- a CDS encoding nucleoside deaminase, producing MDHQHFMTIALKQARQALDAGEFPVGCVIADGKTVVATGARQGTRQNRFNETDHAEIVALRNLATLDPAPDRAGLVLYSTLEPCLMCFGAILIHGISKIVYGCEDMMGGGTGCDLSALPPLYREKRVEILAGVMRAQSLALFKAFFQSPDHAYLKETLLARHILSQAD from the coding sequence ATGGATCATCAGCACTTTATGACCATTGCCCTTAAACAGGCCAGGCAGGCACTGGACGCGGGTGAATTCCCCGTGGGGTGCGTGATTGCCGACGGTAAAACCGTGGTGGCCACCGGGGCGCGGCAGGGCACCCGGCAAAACCGGTTCAACGAAACCGACCATGCCGAAATCGTGGCCCTGCGCAACCTGGCGACACTGGACCCGGCCCCGGACCGGGCCGGCCTGGTGCTCTACTCCACACTGGAGCCCTGCCTGATGTGCTTCGGCGCCATCCTGATTCACGGGATTTCAAAAATCGTCTATGGGTGCGAAGACATGATGGGCGGGGGCACCGGCTGCGACCTGTCTGCCCTGCCCCCGCTTTACCGGGAAAAAAGAGTGGAGATTCTTGCCGGTGTGATGCGCGCCCAGAGCCTGGCCCTGTTCAAGGCTTTTTTCCAGTCTCCTGACCACGCCTACCTGAAAGAGACCCTGCTGGCGCGGCACATTCTTTCCCAGGCAGACTGA
- a CDS encoding cytochrome b/b6 domain-containing protein, protein MSMGNLCKIYLYSRYERFWHWFQTVLIIVLLVTGLEVHGVFVLLGFEQAVTVHEFVGITWLIAFAFFVFWLFTTGEWRQYIPTTRKMVAVVCHYGYGIFKGDPHPVPKQKEAKHNPLQRLTYLSLAAVLLPIQMLTGMLYWGYNSWDDWGLSFLSLEAVAFVHMACAFALFVFLIVHVYMTTTGHAPLAHIKAMITGWEEVEEGATIEEWEKKQT, encoded by the coding sequence ATGAGTATGGGCAACCTTTGTAAAATATATCTGTATTCACGATACGAGCGGTTCTGGCACTGGTTCCAGACCGTGCTGATCATTGTTCTGCTGGTTACCGGCCTGGAGGTGCATGGCGTGTTCGTGCTGCTCGGTTTTGAACAGGCGGTGACGGTTCACGAGTTTGTCGGCATCACCTGGCTGATCGCCTTTGCCTTTTTCGTGTTCTGGCTGTTTACCACCGGCGAATGGCGGCAGTACATTCCCACCACGCGCAAGATGGTGGCGGTGGTTTGCCATTACGGCTACGGCATCTTCAAAGGTGATCCCCACCCCGTGCCCAAGCAGAAGGAGGCCAAGCACAACCCCCTGCAGCGACTCACCTACCTGTCCCTGGCCGCGGTGCTGCTGCCCATTCAGATGCTCACCGGCATGCTCTACTGGGGGTACAACTCCTGGGACGACTGGGGGCTTTCCTTTCTTTCCCTGGAAGCGGTGGCCTTTGTCCACATGGCCTGCGCCTTTGCTCTGTTTGTATTCCTGATCGTGCATGTCTACATGACCACCACGGGCCATGCCCCCCTGGCCCACATCAAGGCCATGATCACGGGCTGGGAAGAGGTGGAAGAGGGCGCCACCATTGAGGAGTGGGAGAAGAAGCAGACGTAA
- a CDS encoding tetrathionate reductase family octaheme c-type cytochrome, translated as MKHTFNGFCLVLACLMCISAAEWPAGAAEPEKAPGIILADQAVKTKDLWITSDHSRHAILQKPFNSGPEVTAACLTCHNQAALQFHETIHWTWIDPATADTLRFGKAGMSVNNFCLTILSNEPRCTSCHAGYGWKDKNFDFSSQVNVDCLVCHEQTGTYEKFPAGSGHPAAKETFFAGEGKTYYPPDWNIVAQSVGRPTRENCGVCHFYGGGGDGVKHGDLDSSMTFPNKALDVHMGTDGQNFDCSRCHSTTLHNIAGRVYATPAAEDRKTLIEDDLATKITCESCHSSRPHKAGTKPNDHADKVACQSCHIPTFARVNPTKTWWDWSKAGTKKDGKPYKEVDELGKPSYMTIKGEMRWEKNVKPEYFWYNGSMSYLTLEDTIDPAQPVWITKPAGSPNDPKSRIFPFKIHAGKQPYDKISKRLVGIHLFPLGPEDPAAYWKYFDWNKAIAYGMEYAGLPYSGEFDFVETKYLYPITHMVAPKDNVVTCIECHTAQESRMAGLAGFYMPGRDSFRFLDAVGWFAVLASLVGVLLHGLGRIVSQKNRRE; from the coding sequence ATGAAACACACCTTTAACGGTTTTTGCCTGGTCCTGGCGTGTCTGATGTGCATCAGCGCGGCGGAATGGCCGGCCGGTGCCGCCGAGCCGGAAAAGGCGCCGGGAATTATTCTGGCCGACCAGGCCGTCAAAACCAAGGACCTCTGGATCACGTCCGACCACTCCCGGCACGCGATTCTTCAGAAACCGTTTAACTCGGGTCCCGAGGTGACGGCCGCCTGCCTCACCTGCCACAACCAGGCGGCCCTTCAGTTTCACGAAACCATTCACTGGACCTGGATCGACCCGGCCACGGCCGATACCCTTCGGTTCGGCAAGGCCGGCATGTCGGTGAACAACTTCTGCCTCACCATTCTCTCCAATGAACCCCGGTGTACGTCCTGTCACGCCGGTTATGGCTGGAAGGATAAAAATTTTGATTTTTCCAGCCAGGTCAACGTGGACTGCCTGGTCTGCCATGAGCAGACCGGCACCTACGAGAAGTTTCCCGCCGGGTCCGGCCATCCGGCCGCAAAGGAGACCTTTTTTGCCGGTGAAGGCAAAACCTACTATCCGCCGGACTGGAACATCGTGGCCCAGAGCGTGGGCCGGCCCACCCGTGAAAACTGCGGCGTCTGCCATTTTTACGGCGGCGGCGGCGACGGGGTCAAGCACGGGGATCTGGACTCCTCCATGACCTTTCCCAACAAGGCCCTGGACGTGCACATGGGTACTGACGGCCAGAATTTCGACTGTTCCCGGTGCCACTCAACCACCCTGCATAACATTGCCGGCCGTGTTTATGCCACGCCGGCGGCTGAAGACAGAAAAACCCTGATCGAGGACGACCTGGCCACCAAGATCACCTGTGAGTCGTGCCACAGCAGCCGGCCCCACAAGGCCGGCACCAAGCCCAACGACCACGCGGACAAGGTGGCCTGCCAGAGCTGTCATATTCCAACCTTTGCCCGGGTCAACCCCACCAAGACCTGGTGGGACTGGTCCAAGGCAGGCACCAAGAAGGACGGAAAACCTTATAAAGAGGTGGATGAGCTGGGCAAGCCCTCCTATATGACCATCAAGGGGGAGATGCGGTGGGAAAAGAACGTGAAGCCGGAGTATTTCTGGTACAACGGCTCTATGAGCTACCTGACCCTGGAAGACACCATCGACCCGGCCCAGCCGGTGTGGATCACCAAGCCCGCCGGAAGCCCGAATGACCCTAAATCAAGAATTTTCCCCTTTAAGATTCATGCGGGAAAGCAGCCCTACGACAAGATCAGCAAGCGGCTTGTGGGGATTCATCTCTTTCCCCTGGGGCCGGAGGACCCCGCCGCCTACTGGAAATACTTTGACTGGAACAAGGCCATTGCCTACGGCATGGAGTATGCCGGGCTGCCTTATTCCGGGGAGTTCGACTTTGTGGAAACCAAGTATCTCTATCCCATCACCCACATGGTGGCGCCCAAAGACAACGTGGTGACCTGTATTGAGTGCCACACCGCACAGGAAAGCCGCATGGCCGGCCTTGCCGGTTTCTACATGCCGGGAAGGGACAGCTTCCGGTTCCTGGACGCGGTGGGCTGGTTCGCTGTTCTGGCCTCCCTTGTCGGGGTCCTGCTGCACGGACTGGGCAGAATTGTGTCACAGAAGAACAGGAGGGAATAA